The following are encoded together in the Candidatus Tectomicrobia bacterium genome:
- a CDS encoding DNA-binding protein codes for MQATERKMGRVFHLRFEPGDDFYGEFNRFVKEKNIRVASVFVFGAMNTMDMITGFRSMKGYDVDRRHFDDWRELVGLGNISWPDKPPAALGEGVSWTGPQPYVHIHMAVSGAPGKTEEVLTGHLSGGLVKGMFVDVYELI; via the coding sequence ATGCAGGCGACGGAGCGCAAGATGGGCCGCGTCTTTCACCTGAGGTTCGAGCCCGGCGACGACTTCTACGGGGAGTTCAACCGCTTCGTGAAGGAGAAGAACATCCGCGTGGCGTCGGTGTTCGTCTTCGGCGCCATGAACACGATGGACATGATCACCGGCTTCAGGAGCATGAAGGGCTACGACGTGGACCGCCGCCACTTCGACGACTGGCGCGAGCTGGTCGGCCTTGGGAACATCTCCTGGCCCGACAAGCCGCCCGCGGCCCTGGGGGAAGGGGTCAGCTGGACCGGGCCCCAGCCCTACGTCCACATCCACATGGCCGTGAGCGGCGCCCCGGGGAAGACCGAGGAGGTTCTCACCGGCCACCTGAGCGGGGGGCTGGTGAAGGGGATGTTCGTCGACGTGTACGAGCTGATCTAG
- a CDS encoding MBL fold metallo-hydrolase, whose protein sequence is MRQLSKHVYAETGYDWANVGAVVTDEGLVLIDCPVRPSNSQHWQNEIRPLSAKGIKYIIGTDYHGDHTTGSAFVEGPTFIAPQRVFDEISRTAGKHPFAKALFVNTLRDQGHTREADEIEAAVVPAPQICFEESMILHLPPLTFEIRRLGGHSPACSVVYVPEEGVLFSSDVAMDSPTPGMRDANVKQWIAALDWIEKLNPGRIVPGHGEIGGLEIVRKLRSYLQELSGVMEKVVRAGRSMEEAVRDPSFDRFFWADASKGAFWAQERRETFQKGLETVYKEARAALAV, encoded by the coding sequence GTGCGTCAACTCAGCAAGCATGTGTACGCGGAGACGGGATACGACTGGGCGAACGTGGGGGCGGTCGTCACCGACGAGGGGCTCGTGCTCATCGACTGCCCCGTGCGGCCCTCGAACTCCCAGCACTGGCAGAACGAGATCCGCCCCCTGAGCGCCAAAGGGATCAAATACATCATCGGCACGGACTACCACGGGGATCACACCACCGGTTCGGCCTTCGTCGAGGGCCCGACCTTCATCGCCCCCCAGCGGGTGTTCGACGAGATCTCCCGCACGGCGGGCAAGCATCCCTTCGCGAAGGCGCTCTTCGTGAACACGCTGCGCGACCAGGGGCACACGCGGGAGGCGGACGAAATCGAGGCGGCGGTGGTCCCGGCGCCCCAGATCTGCTTCGAGGAGAGCATGATCCTCCACCTGCCGCCCCTCACTTTCGAGATCCGGCGGCTGGGGGGGCACTCGCCCGCCTGCAGCGTGGTGTACGTGCCGGAGGAGGGTGTCCTCTTCTCGAGCGACGTGGCGATGGACAGTCCCACCCCGGGGATGCGCGACGCCAATGTGAAGCAGTGGATCGCCGCCCTGGACTGGATTGAAAAGCTGAACCCCGGGCGCATCGTTCCCGGCCACGGCGAGATAGGCGGGCTGGAGATCGTCCGCAAGCTGCGGAGCTACCTGCAGGAGCTGAGCGGGGTCATGGAGAAGGTCGTGCGCGCGGGCCGCTCCATGGAGGAGGCGGTCCGGGATCCCTCCTTCGACCGGTTCTTCTGGGCGGACGCCAGCAAGGGCGCCTTCTGGGCCCAGGAGCGCAGGGAGACGTTCCAGAAGGGGCTGGAAACCGTCTACAAGGAGGCCAGGGCCGCGCTGGCGGTGTAA